The Stieleria maiorica genome includes the window CGGCCCCCAAACCGAACCGTCCGGCGACCACTCGACCGTCTGATCCGCCGGCGGATTGCCCCACTACGACTTGTAAATTTCGGGGTTCAACGACGGATCGTTGTACATCTTCATCTGGCGATACGTCTTGTGTCGCTTCTTTCCCGCCAACAGGTCGGCCAGCAATTCCTGCAGCGAATTGGACAGGTCGGCGTGTTGCTGTTCACACAGATCGATGCGTTGGGCAACCATCGCGCGGTGTGCCGCATCGGCGTCGTCGCGTTCGAGTTGCTCTCGGTAGTGGTACAGCCGCAGCGACATGATCGACAGCCGATCGATCGCACTGCCGGCGGTTTCGGTGTTGATCGGTGCTTCGGCAGCCGGGCGGACATGCAACTTTTCCAATAGCTCGGTGATCGCGTCGTCCAACTGCTCGATCATGTCGTTGCGTTGTTGATTCAGCTTGTCGATCGCCCGTTTCACCTCGGCGATCTTGACGTCGTCGGCGGTCGGGCTGCGGGCGATGTCTTCCTGGTGCCAGAGCCGATAGTTGTATTCGTGCTGCTTGCACACCAGTTGCTTGAACCCGTCATAGGCGTTTTCGATCGGCCCCTGATGCCAATCGGCCACGGTGTCGATTTGCAGTTGCGTGATCTCTGAAACCGGTGGCAAATGAGTTGCCGCGATGGTGGATGCTGACATGGTGCGAGGTACCGAAAGAAGCCGGGCAAGCGAGGGGGCGAAAGGGTGCATCCCCATTGTGCGGAT containing:
- a CDS encoding DUF4254 domain-containing protein, with product MSASTIAATHLPPVSEITQLQIDTVADWHQGPIENAYDGFKQLVCKQHEYNYRLWHQEDIARSPTADDVKIAEVKRAIDKLNQQRNDMIEQLDDAITELLEKLHVRPAAEAPINTETAGSAIDRLSIMSLRLYHYREQLERDDADAAHRAMVAQRIDLCEQQHADLSNSLQELLADLLAGKKRHKTYRQMKMYNDPSLNPEIYKS